The DNA region ACGTAGTTTGGACTGCGCCGAAGGAACTCCCAGGCGAGGCTGGGAGCATCGAGATCTTGGATCGCTCGATAGGACTCCAGCGAACGCCAATCCACGCCAGACACGTCGCACACCTCGTACGCGCAGACACGCCGACCGCGACGTGCGGTTGTCGGTGAGAATGCAGAAAGAGCCTTTCGATTTGAAGGCCCCATTTTGGCATCGCGTGATGCTCAATGGCGATCAGTCGCCGAGAAGCCCGATCAGTTGGGGGGACCCCCGCGCAGAAGATGCCGATAACCGTGTGCGGTCATCCATTTGGCGCGCGCGAGGTGGGTCTGCCATGCGTTGCGTGCACGCTCGGGCTCCTGCTTGGGATCGATGTGGAGCACGACCGAAGCGACCTCCGTCCAATCAGCGCCATCAGCTTCTGCATCGAGCAGCCGCAAATAGGTGACGGCATGCTCCTGATCGTAGCTCGTGAGGGTATCGGATGTAGGCGCGATGTCAGCGAGCTGACGGTCTAACGGAGGCTTAGGCATGGACTTTCACAGCTTTTGGCAACAGGAGAAAAAACTTCCGCAAAGCCGAGCTTGAATGGAGCATCTCGTTCAAGCGTGAGCAATCACCCGGAAGTTGCGGTTCCGCTCCCAGGGTCCACAATACATATTATAAGGGATAAACCTCAAAGTGTGTAGCTGGTCAAGTTCCGCGCATGGACATGCGCAGGCTGGTCGGCCGTAACTTTGCGAGGCTGCGACGGGAAAAAGGGTTCACTCAGGAGCAATTCGCTGAGATTTCTGGCATGACACAGCAATATGTCAGCGATCTCGAACGCGGTCTCCGCAATCCGACAGTCGTGACTCTCTTTCACCTCGCGAGCGCTCTTGGCGTGAGCCATGTCGATCTCGTCCTCCCCGACGATGAAGCGCGTCGAAGCACCGCGAACGTGCGGGCGAGCAAAACCCGGCAGGTTAGGCCCTAGGCGATTTCGGTCACTCGTGATCTCATGACCAATTCGCGCCCAATTCCAGCCATTCACGAGTTTCGGTGCCCGTCTAGAAACCGGACGTTCGTTGAGATCGTAGCGCTCCGATGTGTGCTCCTTCCATACTCAGGAACGCCGAGCGCCTTCCGAAGGAACACGACTGGGAGGGGCTCTCACGGAGCTGCCGAACGAACGATCTGCTCATCGAGTTCCCAAGAAGGGGCGGCCCCCACCGGCCTGCGGGGATTAGGCTGGGGCGG from Rhizobiales bacterium GAS188 includes:
- a CDS encoding Uncharacterized conserved protein gives rise to the protein MPKPPLDRQLADIAPTSDTLTSYDQEHAVTYLRLLDAEADGADWTEVASVVLHIDPKQEPERARNAWQTHLARAKWMTAHGYRHLLRGGPPN